The segment AGGCTTACCTACAGTGATCAATCTACAGTACTGAGATGTGGAGGCCATACAGTAGAAttgccattttttgtttgtgagtgAGAGGGCAGAGGTAGCCATACAATTTACCTTTTCATTGCAAACATGCACTTTTATATAAAGGTATCAGTCCACCTTGAGGGTCACCATAGGtaatttaattataataatttgtCACTATATGAACAGGAAATTGAGTTTGCTGTTTTATAGGCAGATTGAAGCAGTCAGTGTATACTGTGTTTTACAATTTACTGTAGGATCAACAAATACGAATCTAGTATTCGTAAAAAGAATACAAGTAAACCATAATGTGTTTGTGACTGACCGTTTTGTCAAATAGCTTTACTTGGTAGCTAATGCTAGCGAAGCCCAGCAAACCTGGATAGCTATTGCTGTGTCAGTAAAATGACTCAGTGATGTGACTGTCTCAGTATTACCCAGATAAACAGATTACCGTATTTTGCGTTCTCTGATTAGTTTAGCGGCCACTGTAGCCACTGTCATACCGCAAAATTGTAAATTGCAGCATGTCTGTtaatatgcgtgtgtgtgtgtgtgtgtgtgtgtttatctgtgtacCTGCAGCTATTAGCCACAGTTTTGTCGCAGTCTGCCAAAGCAAAGGAGCATCTAATGGAGCAGTCGAAGTCTGTGGAACAGCCTCCAGGTAGAACACAGTAACCAAACTCACGAGTGATGTGAAACTAGTGTGGTTGAAAGGCCGTTTCTTTATGATAGAGTTGGACTAAAAAGACGAAGTCACAATCCACTGGTCTTTCAAAATGTCATCACATCTCACGCACACAGATCTTGGCAGGTTTGAGAGACAGATGGCCAACAAAGGGGATGTAGGAAGAAGGGTAGATGGGTGTGATTAGTTTACAGGGTTTGTTTTAGATGGTAAAGCGAGAATTTGATAGGTTGCATGTATGCAATGAAAGCGACAGTCCAATAATAACTTGGTGGAGGAAGGTAGAGGTTAAGGTTAAATGATGAGTAAACTCATGTGTTGATCAAAATAAGTACACCGTGATAGGGCGACAGCTTGAAACTGGCCAATGATATTTCCCTCAGCAGGCTCTGCCAGCTCCTCTCGCACATCGAGCCAATCAGGCTGTCCACTTCATGAAGCACCTCCTTATGACGCTACTGCAACCAGGAAGGGGGAGGGAACAGGCGAAGGGAAGGTAGGACAGTCCAAAAATCCCACAGATTCAGTCCTCTACAAACACACGAAAAAGAAGAAAGTCGCCACTATCAACATCCTACTGAGAATGTAGCTCTTCAGTCACCTCAACCACaacactccacacacacacacacacacacacactgatatagAGACAAAAGAGGCACCAAGATGTCCCAGCGGTTTCTCTCTCAACTGGCCTCATCCGTGCTGCGTGTGTTGGGATGCAGCCATGATACGGTGAGTGCGTGAGTGGCACCTCTCGGGCTTGTTTTTGCTTGAGTCTGTGAACAAGAGGCTGGTGAGTCTGTTTGGGTGAGAGAGTTCTGTTCCTCCCTTGTTTATCTATTTCTTGGTACCCATCGTTATTCATTCCTTTTAGTTGCAGCTTCTCTTCTTCCACTGcggtatttttctttctttgctgatttaaaaaaaaaaaaaaaaaagtctctaaTTCGATCATTGCAACATGCACCTTAGGCAAGTATTACAATAGTTCAGAtatgggtatgtgtgtgtgtgtgtgtgtgcatgcgtgtgctGGCAGGTTCCCAGCAGCATACATACTGTGGGTGGAAGTGTGAAATCTGAGCTTACATCATATACAGTAAGCTGTCACTGAGCGTAGAGTGTGGGTGCATATAAGTGTTTGTATACGTGTGGGggtccacatttaatttcaatgcTCATTGTATAATAATTTCAAGCTTGATGTACCAATGAGCATCTTTAAATAGCAGGTGGTCATGGTGGCAGTGTGTAAATtgcttgcctgtgtgtgtgctgtcatgTAAGCCATGTTCTCGTGGCCATCTGTTAGCCTGAGTCCTGCTTCCTCAGTACCTAGTGTCCTAATATTCCCCTCGGCACaccaaagaggaagaaagaagggaaagaaCCCTAATTGGCATTGAGAGACaatgtggaggaagaggatggtcATaggagaagatgaggatgaggggGAAATAAACACCAAgtgcagaaagagagaagtgaCAGGAGGGATGTGGGAGTTTAAAGTGATGCCCTTAGCAGCATCAGCAGTTCAAGCTGGACTTTACAGCAAATAAGTAGCTATCTTAACTGGGACATCTGTTCTCTCTTCCAGGATtatgtgttatatttttatgtttaagtCCTGAGGATTTATTAAATGGGGATGCAGCCATAAAAGTTGAAGAGTGTCTTAAACACTTCATTAATAATGATAGGTAGTCTATCATTTATAGTCAAATGCAAATAGGTATGAATGAAAGTGTAAGGAAAAACCTACAGATCATTTGAATCTGAATCTACAGCTCCTGTCAGCTTTAAGGAAGTTTATCCGGGTACAGTGAACTGCTGGTGCGTCACTTATAAAGCAGTTGTTATTAAGGAGTTGGCAGAAACATAGCAAAAAGGTTTTGGCTTTGCACTTGCCATGTGTAAGGAGATGTGGCTCTGAACAAATGACTGGATAATATACCAGTTTTCACTGCCTCCAAgtgaccaaacacacacagacaataacTCTGTCAGGTTCAAAGAAGCCAATATTAGCATGAACAGCTCTTCACTTACCAGTCTAGCAGCAAGAGTTCAGTAACAAAGTTCATTCCTTTACTCCCCAATGTCTGTTTCTAAAGATGGACATGAACACctcattctttcttttactgATACGTTCCTGTTAACAAGCTAGCTATAAGCTTTCCAGCTTTTATTGTCGTGGCTGAGTATGTGAGTGTGCTCACCACCACAATATGTGTTCTGGCCTGCCGAAGAAACGGCACAATTCTTTACCTTCCAGCCGCCAAGCATCAGAAGCAGATTAGTTTGATGTAATGTGTAGTTCTTATCAGATAGTTGAGGCAGGGTCTTCCTCCTTCCAAACATGGGCCTGGTTTTCACTACATGGCCAAGCAGGGCTCATCTGGGCTGACTTTTTGACCTTATGATGAAATGGATGGTGTAATGACAGTTAATCATTATAACCATCTATAACTGTATAATAACTTGTCTTTGTGCTAATAATACAGACTAATTGAAAGGATACGTTAAGAAAGAAATCAGTCCCTTGCTATAGTGACCACACTGTGGCCTCTTGCCCTGCTTGGCCCTGCTGAGGAAAAGTGGCTGTTGAAGAAGCAGACACGGAGCCAGTGACCACATGCCCCCTGTCTTCTCTCCTGTAGAGCTCAGAGGCCGTTGTCCAATGGCTGAGCAACTTTCAGCTGCAGGTCTACGCTCCAAACTTCCTGGGTGCTGGGTATGACTTGCCCACCATTAGTCGAATGACCCCAGAGGTAAGGCAACTGACCCTGAAGCCCAGAGATGTCACAGGCACCTCCAAGGACCGCAATGGAGACAACACTGATTTGTGCTGTCCTTGATGTTTTCAAGATGCATGTATGCCCTTTCCTTGAAAAAATAAGCACAATTAAACCACTTAACCAAGCTGACCTCTATTCTTCTTCCCTTTGTCCTACCGAACCTGTCCTGGCTTACCCTTTCACATCTCACCCTTGACCTGGTATTgaccttcatctctctctgacCCCTGGTACTTTTGTGACAGACTTCAATGCAGTGTCAAAATTAAGTTAATATTGTTATTACACCTATATTAATGACTAGTCTGTAACATATAAATACgctacattaaaataaatgactcaAAGTGCAGCTCTATCAATGGATGGCATAAACAAAAGTGGTGTTTTctacaaaaaatgcatttagaaaaaaagtGCCTCATCACTTTCTTGTTGAAAGTAAGATAAGAAGGTAGATACCAACACTCATGGCTAGATATCGAGGTTTGAGTAGTAATGATTCCAGCGAGGAAGTAAGTGTCCAAAAATATTACCATGAAGGGGGGCTCTTTCAATTTACACCTCCAGCAGTTTAAAGTGAATTGAGCAAATTCCATTCTCAAGTTCAAGTCATAAAATCTGATTATTCCCCACAAgggctgtttctttttcaaaaagacAACTTTTCCACTGCTGTCTGACTGGACTGGAATTTTGCTGATTCAGCAGGAACCTTTTGGAAAGAACCCCAAATTCCAAAATCAATATCCATCTCACCTCCTGTGCTAAGATTTTAGCTAATCATGTTAATTTTCCAGACAGCACACATGCTCAGCTGTCATGTGTAATGAGGCCTGTATCTGTAAAATGTTATCCAAAAGCAAAATCAGCATATTGTATACTACAGTTATGATActgttggttttggtttggtgtctagtaatacaaaaatgtattatgCCTAACTATATACATAgtataattatttaataaataacagTGACCACttaaagcaatgaaaaaaaagagctttgCTTGAATATTACAGTTTTTATGATTCTTCTCACAAATCTCCAAGTGCGCACTTCATGaatttttttgtccatttaatAAGACATAAACCTGTGAAAATGGTTGTAATTTTCCAAAGAGACTAATAtttttgttggctttgttaTAAacttggtgtgtgttttctacgGAGGTTTGTAAACGTACAATACAGGGTCACTGTTACATTGCATCAGACTCTACAAAAAGGATCCAATAAGAATTTTACAGGATCATATGTTCAAATAGACCCAGATTTATAATACTGAGCAGAACTCAGTCTGAATTACTGaagcaaaaaactaaaacaaaaaaaaagaaaaaattgtattaaaaacATACACTCCTTCACCAACATATAgtcggtaaaaaaaaacaataaattaaccAGACTGCTGTAAAGTAACTGGGACCTGTTGGCTGGAGTTTTCATGACTTCTTACactagttttatttaatttccaccAAGGTGAAAGGCTGAAGTTAAGTGTATTTAACAATAGATGCTGggccttgaaaatgaaaatgaaaatatttccataCAACCGCCGACCCTCCCTTCACCTTCAACACTGCTACCGTGTGCTCTGAGGAACTACACTGATGCTCTCTACCACCTTAACTCACCTTAGTGTAAATAATTTATAGCTCATATAAATTATTTGCATATAGACACTTACCCTGGCTGTATTTGTGCATGCTGAAAGGTTCAGTGCTGAGCTGAATTTGAAAGAGCATTGTTATCAGACTTGTCATAAAATGATTGCCCCTactattgtgtttttatgtcccatgtgaattaaatttttgatgagtgtgtatgtgtgtgtaaaggtgTGTATAAAAGTGTTGAGACAGACATTGACAGGATGATGCACCGTTCAGTTCTCAAGCCACTCTGTAATTTCAAATTCTGTCAGTGTGACCTTTTGATAGGAAATGTAAAATTAAGAGCTGACTTTGAATGAAATCATGGAGGATCAAACTGACTGCTTTAAGATGGGTGCTTCCTTTTTGCTGTAGACATTTACATTGTTCCCTTTGCACTTCCGCTTTTATCATTTTCAGACCATTACATTCCCGCTCTTTTCTCTTCAACTGGCTGAAGCTTTCACTAGGCATCACGCTGCCTCGTGTTTCTTTATGTTGCAAGTtttactctgtgtgtgagagagagagcgagagactgCTGAAGTATTGGagattttttgtgtgtaaaagtcTGCATGTGTTAGCACAGTATGTTGcttaaaactgtgtgttttgtttgtttatgtgtagGATCTGACAGCTATTGGGATAACTAAACCAggtcacagaaagaaaatgacatcaGAGATTAACAAGCTAAGTGTCCAAGAGTGGCTGCCTGATCAGAAACCTGTAAGTAAAACGCACACGCCCACACAGTCTCTTCCTCCACCCTGATTACCAAATATTATAGATGCTAGCCTGGTATCATGACTGCTGTCATGGTCCATCTCTCAGTATACGTCATAGCTTTCTGTTGGTGAAATGCCAGATATGCTTATTGTCTCACCCAGATCTCAGTCTGAGCCTGTTTTAGGCTACATGTTTCTGAGCAGTGATATTTGTACTATATAGGCCAATCTAGGAGAGTGGTTGTCTGCCATTGGTCTCAGCCAGTATCACCAGGTGTTGGTTCAGAACGGTTATGAAAACATCGACTTTATCACTGACATCACCTGGGAGGACCTGCAGGAAATAGGCATCACCAAACTGGGTAAGTCTAATGGTAAAACTTCATATAGGCTATATAAATAGGCTCTTTACATTAGGAAGTATAACAAGTAGAGCGAGTAAACATGATAGTTCCACTTACTACTCCTCTCAGTTAGTGGATGGATGGCAGATTTTTATGTAGCCAtctaatattatttatatttaatcaatTCACAAAAGAAATTGTTCAAATCTGACAGTTTTCCATAGTTGTTAGTTTAGCTATTGTTGTTTTATGTGGAAAATTAAATAAGCTGCAatcttcatgtttctttttagGCTCCATCTTAACTATGCATagtaactgaaaatgttttacgttgatgtgatgtgaatttTTTGACTAATAACCATTTGCTCTATGTTGCTTCGTGACTTcagagtagtagtagtagtagaatCTATGTTCACTTTAGATTTTTACTGCATACAATATAATAAGACAAAACATACTTTACTTTCTAATTTTCTCAACGAAACATAAACTGTATTTTGTACAATATGTATCTGTTGATGCTTAAGGCCATCAGAAGAAGTTGATGCTGGCAGTGAAGCGACTGGCTGAAATCCAGCGTGGTTCAGATGGGCGGGGCTCCCTCCGAAAGAAGCCCCCgccaatcacacagcagcaggaagtcaTGTCAGTGGATAGCCCGCCTCCAGACGGTAAGCTAACAGATGGACATTTGACCACAGTAAACTTTCCTTTAGATCTAAACCtactgctttttcttttgagagGTTAAACATGTTCTTTGAAGTTTCATTTCTCTAAAAGGACGCTCATGACCTTCAGTCCTGTTGAAATGATTCCTGGTTCATTCTCCCTTCAGAGGTCATGTCTCCAAAGATGAGCACCTTCCAGGACAGCGAGTTGAGCACTGAGCTACAGAGTGCCATGACCCAGCCAGGCCCAGATGTCAAAGCCCAGCGAACACGCAGCCTCAGCAAAGATCACGACGAGGTGATGACAGGAGGCGGGGGAGGAGGCACTGGGCCGCCTAAGAAAGAGGCAAGGACTATgaggcagcagagcagccaggGAAGCTCCTCCTTCCACAGGAGCAGCGTCTCCTCTCAAGGCAAACACCGTCACGCCCACTCCCACTCCCAGCCTGCTCCTCCCTACACACCGCCTCACACCCCCACCAAGACCAgaacctcttcctcttcctccacttcctccgCCCAGAGCGCATCTTCCCCACAGACCAAACCCAAGCCAGCCCCCCAGTTCATCCAGGGGGAGAGACCTCAGTCGCCTCGTTCACATCCCCCTCAATCCCCGACCCACCGTGGAGCACCATGTAcccagcttcagcttcagcagcagcctcagcagccgcagcagcaaCAACCTCTGGTTCAGCCACACCAGACACACCCTCAGCACCACCCACAGGCACAGGTGATGGAGGTGAGGGACAACCAACAGCCACAggttcctctcctctgcctcccacCAGAGGCTGAGCTGGCTGAGGGAGAAGGAGCAGAGCCCTCAGTGCTCCAGAAAAAACGTGCCCACAGTTTGAACCGACACGCCGTGTCAGATGGAGAGTGTGACGACAGGGccggaggaagaggaggaggaggaggaggagtaggaggaggagaatcAGAGCTAGCAGGAGGTCAGAACTCAGTTGTTGTCAGAGCGGATGGAGGTAAATATGCTACAGTGACCCACCGTGTCAGCCGCAGCCACTCAGTCCGAAACCAGGAAAAGAATACCAACCGAAACCAGACACAGTCATTCGCTCTCCGTCAGAAGAAGAAAGGtcctccaccaccaccgccCAAACGCTCCAGCTCTGCCATCTCCAGCTCCAACTCCAACCTGACAGATGCCAACGCACAACAGCACGCACTGACTACCACAGGAGGGATGCTGGATGTACCTTACCACCAACAACGGCGGGCCAGCGACTTGGGGGTGTCTGTGGAGACAGGTGCCGTGGAGACAAGCAGCATGGGTAGTGTGAGGAGCATTGCTGCCATGTTGGAAATGTCTTCTATAGGGGGTGGAGCCAAAGGCATGGCACTACAGAAGAATTTCCTGCAGGTATTGTAGAGAACAGTTTGTCTAGTCAAAGTTGTattatacacacatttttatgcAGTTACTCATCTAAAACACAAACCAACCAACGGAATGTGTGTTTATCAGGTGGGAAAAACACGTGATGCAATTGGTCTGGACGGCGAAGTGGTCAACCGACGGCGGACCATCAGCGGCCCTGTCACTGAGCTGGTGGCAGCTGCCAGGCGTAACCAACCCACGCCATCTCCACTCCCATCACCCTCCATCCAGCCTGAGACCAACCCTCCGATTGTAAATTCCTCCTCGCCCCACCCTCCATCTTCCCCCCATCCCAGCTCGGGAGGAAGCGGCAGCTCTTCAGAGAACCTGCCGTTTGCAGAGGAGGGAAGCCTGACTATCCGCCGCCAGGGtcgaggagaaggagaaggacagGTAGCTATCTATATATATGTTtgtctatatctatctatctatctgtctatctgcctgtctatctatctatctatctatctatctatctatctgtctatctatctgtctatctgcctgtctatctatctatctatctatctttctatctatctatctatctatctatctatctatctatctatctatctatctatctgtctatctatctgtctatctgcctgtctatctatctatctatctgtctatctgcctgtctatctatctatctatctttctatctatctatctatctatctatctatctatctatctatctatctatctatctatctgtctgtctatctgcctatctatctatctatctatctatctatctatctatctatctatctatctatctatctatctgcctgtctatctatctatctatctgcctgtctatctatctgcctgtctatctatctatctatctatctatctatctatctatctatctatctatctatctatctgcctgtctatctatctgcctgtctatctatctgtctatctatctatcctgTACCTACATTATCTATGTGCTGTAATGtgctaaatttaaaatgtgatctATTGTAGTACAAATCCATAGTGaagcttttatctgttttctatCTGTTATCCATTTATCAATGTTTTGATTGTTTCTGCAAAAATGACCTCTTATCATGAATGTATGAATTTTCCGTtagtgtgtattttgtgtttgtctgcaggggGATGGGGAGGTCCCCCAGGGAGACAGCGGTTACCCCCAGGACGACATCTCCAGCGTCGAGGCCACAGCAACCTTAAAGCGACGTCCCCGCAGCTCCAAGGCCCACCCCAACGGTTCTGACTTCACCCTGCAGGAGTCCTCCACTGTCAAGCGAAGACCCAAGAGCCGCGACAAAGAGCCAGACGGCTATGGAGACCTGGCTGCTCCCAATGGAGAACCAGTGGGACTTTTACCATCAAACACCACGCAGCCAGTACCCTACCAGAATGGCACTGCCACAGTGAAACGCCGCCCCCTGTCTGAAGTTGGAGTGACAGAGCAGCCACAACCTCAACCACATCTCCAACCTCAAcctcaaccacaaccacaaccacaaccacaagtGACTGCGGCTCCTCGCAGGGACAGTGTGGAACATGGAGCTCCTGCGGGCAACGAAGGAGGTCCGCAGAGGAAACCAAAGCCGCCAGTCTCTCCCAAGCCTGTGGTGGGGCAAATAAAGAGACAAGGAGGCCCACAGACACCCCCGCAGCCTGCTTCCAATAAGAGAATCCCCCTGCCTGGCCCTGGCACACCTGGAAGTCCAGGTATGATGTGTGACTGCGTGATGTGTGGGTGACAATGGGATCATAATTTTGGGACATACTGGCGTTTTGGGTTTATACCCAGCTATAATTTAGTGACTATTAGCTGAGCTTTCATAATGGAAACCGAGGAAACAGCCAGGCTTTGGTAATGAATTGCAGCACCTCTAGGACATTATTTGTTCATCAGTACAAAAGCACAccagtaaatatttttatggCATACTATACAGAACTGCAACAGAGCAAGAacagcatttcctgttttttttttttttgttttttttttactgtcattaaaAGGTTAAAACTTTTAACTGATGATAATTGTTTTAATAACCATTATTTATCTTCATTTACTTAAATGTTTTGGATTCATTACTTAGTTTCCCTGTTTCTTCTAAAAACTGTCACActaaaaattaattttatgtCTAACTACTGCcttcaagtaaaaaaataaactaaaatctcCTGTCCCCTGAAAATGTTAAGAATTTCAACTAAAACATtgtttgaattgttttattCCATCAATGTTGGTTTCAAGGCCTGGTGCTCGGCACAGGGACCCAAAGTAGGCCCCATATATAAGATGGATATGTCCATGTCCGTGATTTCAGAGTGTGAAGGACAATGAAACCAAAACAGTAAGTAGACTGATGAGCTCCAGGTGCTGTGAGGAACAATATGTTACAGGACGTTAGTGTCAGTGAATGCACCTCTACTGGTGAATGGaatgtaaaataattataaGGTGTCCTGTTTGCTCACCTCACAGAGCACATACTGTAAAGCCTTGGTACAACCATAGTGTTCTGGTTTTAAATCTTACTTGTGGCCTTTTGCTGCATGTTTACCTCACAGGAGACTGCATATGTTTGTGATCCCCCCCATGAAGACAGTTTGCTGCTGACGGTCCAGGTGTCATATTTAGCT is part of the Echeneis naucrates chromosome 8, fEcheNa1.1, whole genome shotgun sequence genome and harbors:
- the caskin1 gene encoding caskin-1, coding for MDAWRFSPLHHAALNGNLELISLLLESQAAVDIRDQKGMRPLHYAAWQGKAEPMKMLLKSGSSVNGQSDEGQIPLHLSAQHGHYDVSEMLLQHQSNPCIVDNAGKTPLDLACEFGRVGVVQLLLSSNMCAALLEPKKGDTTDPNGTSPLHLAAKNGHIDIIRLLIQAGIDINRQTKAGTALHEAALCGKTEAVRLLLDSGINATVRNTYSQTALDIVYQFTATQASREIKQLLRDASAALQVRALKDYCNNYDLTSLNIKAGDVITVLEQHPDGRWKGCIHDNRTGNDRVGYFPSTMVEVISKRTGLASTVICTQQFQKIPLVPPATVAPANAVVNGNDTTFHQIHILPPPPPPPPHSHQPLLPLFTSFGYNRSPVTTPQGDTPTAPGCRGSEASPHSSPTPSSGPHGGSNEEIWVLRKPVAGGDRSSVGSSGSVTSVRSSGSGQSAGSAAHILHAQAEGVKLLATVLSQSAKAKEHLMEQSKSVEQPPAGSASSSRTSSQSGCPLHEAPPYDATATRKGEGTGEGKSSEAVVQWLSNFQLQVYAPNFLGAGYDLPTISRMTPEDLTAIGITKPGHRKKMTSEINKLSVQEWLPDQKPANLGEWLSAIGLSQYHQVLVQNGYENIDFITDITWEDLQEIGITKLGHQKKLMLAVKRLAEIQRGSDGRGSLRKKPPPITQQQEVMSVDSPPPDEVMSPKMSTFQDSELSTELQSAMTQPGPDVKAQRTRSLSKDHDEVMTGGGGGGTGPPKKEARTMRQQSSQGSSSFHRSSVSSQGKHRHAHSHSQPAPPYTPPHTPTKTRTSSSSSTSSAQSASSPQTKPKPAPQFIQGERPQSPRSHPPQSPTHRGAPCTQLQLQQQPQQPQQQQPLVQPHQTHPQHHPQAQVMEVRDNQQPQVPLLCLPPEAELAEGEGAEPSVLQKKRAHSLNRHAVSDGECDDRAGGRGGGGGGVGGGESELAGGQNSVVVRADGGKYATVTHRVSRSHSVRNQEKNTNRNQTQSFALRQKKKGPPPPPPKRSSSAISSSNSNLTDANAQQHALTTTGGMLDVPYHQQRRASDLGVSVETGAVETSSMGSVRSIAAMLEMSSIGGGAKGMALQKNFLQVGKTRDAIGLDGEVVNRRRTISGPVTELVAAARRNQPTPSPLPSPSIQPETNPPIVNSSSPHPPSSPHPSSGGSGSSSENLPFAEEGSLTIRRQGRGEGEGQCVFCVCLQGDGEVPQGDSGYPQDDISSVEATATLKRRPRSSKAHPNGSDFTLQESSTVKRRPKSRDKEPDGYGDLAAPNGEPVGLLPSNTTQPVPYQNGTATVKRRPLSEVGVTEQPQPQPHLQPQPQPQPQPQPQVTAAPRRDSVEHGAPAGNEGGPQRKPKPPVSPKPVVGQIKRQGGPQTPPQPASNKRIPLPGPGTPGSPVEAKKIPPPVSPKPVPPPTAPKPAKLIHSMTSPPSPTPTPTPAPVKQHPTVARQTSSPPSFPPSNTPSPPNAKPPSPSSQSPHTPQTPTTPQTPQTPATPSPTPPPVKPPRSSIGGVSVDSGMVGVGVTAPGAMTTPDFSVDSLVHQKLEETSASLAAALRAVEDKILRQEDSVAEQKTTVSILDDIGSMFDDLADQLDAMLE